One window of Mauremys mutica isolate MM-2020 ecotype Southern chromosome 6, ASM2049712v1, whole genome shotgun sequence genomic DNA carries:
- the F2R gene encoding proteinase-activated receptor 1 → MGRQLLLLLLGGLGPLLASSAPANDTTSWNGTHRIRTFASYHKDDTYEPIPLQDIDSETESDSEVGSGLSSLTKHNQSRANQTKAQTRFISHDAKRYLTSQWLTRFVPSVYTLVVMLSLPLNVTAILVFLIKMKIKKPAIVYMLNLASADVLFVSVLPFKIAYHFSGNNWVFGPEMCRLITAAFYCNMYCSILLMTVISVDRFLAVVYPMQSLSWRTSMRASLICFTIWLIAIVGVIPILITEQTMKISELNITTCHDVLKESELKSYYRNFFSIFSSIFFFVPLIISAVCYMCIIRCLISSNIVAKQSKKTRALLLSAAVFSIFIICFGPTNVLLLIHYISFPYNHQLEYIYFAYLLCACISSVSCCIDPLIYYYASSECQRQVGNLLCCKESPEPTSSSSSGQLMARTSRRDTCSSNVSNSVYRKLLT, encoded by the coding sequence ACACCACTTCCTGGAATGGCACACACCGGATAAGAACCTTTGCATCTTATCACAAAGATGACACCTATGAACCTATACCTCTTCAAGACATCGACAGTGAAACTGAAAGTGATTCAGAAGTTGGATCAGGATTAAGCAGTTTAACTAAGCATAATCAGTCTAGAGCCAATCAAACTAAAGCACAAACAAGATTCATCTCTCATGATGCTAAAAGATACCTGACTAGTCAATGGTTGACTCGTTTTGTTCCTTCAGTTTACACTTTAGTGGTTATGCTGAGTCTCCCTCTGAACGTTACAGCAATACTTGTGTTcctgatcaaaatgaaaattaaaaagccAGCTATAGTATACATGCTGAATCTGGCCTCTGCAGATGTATTGTTTGTAAGTGTGCTTCCTTTTAAGATCGCATACCATTTTTCTGGAAACAACTGGGTGTTTGGACCTGAAATGTGTCGGCTCATCACCGCTGCCTTCTACTGTAACATGTACTGTTCGATACTGCTGATGACTGTTATAAGCGTTGATCGTTTCTTAGCCGTGGTGTATCCTATGCAATCTCTCTCATGGCGTACATCAATGCGTGCCTCGTTGATCTGCTTTACCATATGGCTTATAGCTATAGTTGGTGTTATACCCATTCTCATCACAGAGCAAACTATGAAAATATCTGAGTTAAACATTACAACCTGCCATGATGTGCTAAAAGAATCTGAACTTAAGAGCTATTACCGTAATTTCTTCTCCATTTtctcttccattttcttttttgtgCCATTAATAATTTCTGCTGTCTGTTATATGTGTATCATCCGATGTCTTATCTCTTCTAATATTGTTGCAAAACAAAGTAAGAAGACACGTGCTTTACTCTTGTCTGCAGCTGTTTtctctatttttattatttgttttggaCCAACAAATGTCCTTTTATTAATTCATTACATATCTTTTCCTTACAACCACCAGTTAGAATACATCTATTTTGCCTATCTCCTCTGTGCTTGTATCAGCAGTGTAAGCTGCTGCATTGATCCTTTGATTTATTACTATGCTTCCTCTGAGTGTCAGAGACAGGTTGGCAATCTCTTGTGCTGTAAAGAGAGTCCTGAACCTACCAGTAGTAGCAGCAGTGGTCAGTTAATGGCTAGGACCAGTAGAAGGGATACCTGCTCCAGTAATGTGAGTAACAGTGTCTACAGGAAGTTGCTAACATAA